CGATTACGATTTATACTTCTCTTAATCTAAAAGAATGGGATTTTGCAAGTGAATTTGGGCATACTGCCGGTTCGCATGATGGCGTTTGGGAATGTCCTGACTTATTCAAACTTCCAGTGGATGGCGGACAAGAAAAGTGGGTAATGATTGTAAGTATTGGTGATAACGGTCAATCACTAGAAGGCTCCAGAACACAATATTTTATCGGAGAGTTTGATGGAACCACTTTTGTGAATGACTATGACGATTCGACGATTCTTTGGTTAGATTATGGCCGTGATAATTATGCAGGTGTGAGCTGGTCTGATAACCAAGATGGAAGACGTATTTATCTTGGCTGGATGAGTAACTGGCGCTATGCTAATCAAGTCCCAACTAAGGCGTGGAGAAGCGCAATGACGTTACCAAGAGAACTATCCTTAGCTGCAACTGAAGCTGGCATCCGCATATTTCAAAAACCAGTAGCTGAAGTTAAAGAGATTAGAAAAGAAACGGAATCATATCCAATAATATCAGTTGAATCAGGGAACGCGGTTTCAATCCCGTTAGCTCATTCTTTAATGGAACTAACGATTGAGTTTGAAAAAGAAAGTTCAAGCCAATTTGGATTAATCATACGGCACTCTGAGGAAGAAAAAACCGTAATTGGTTATGATGCAGTAGAAGAAAAGCTATTTGTTGACCGCACACAATCTGGAGAAAATAGCTTTTCGACGTCCTTCCCAGCGGTACAAGAAGCACCATTAAAGTTGGAGGATCAAAGGTTAAAACTCCAGTTATTTTTAGACACTTCCTCCATTGAGGTATTTGCAAACAATGGTGAGGCTGCTATTACAAGCTTATTGTTTCCGTCTGAATCAGGGGGAGAACTTATTTTGTTTTCAAATGAAGGGACTACAAATGTGTTGGAATTAAACGTAACGGAACTTGATTCCATTTGGAGCAAGTAATGTAAGCATGGAAGCTCTAATCGGTTAATTGGTTAGAGCTTTATTTTTTAAAAGGATGGTGTTTGGTTTGAGTTCATCAATTATATGCATGGGTGAATTATTAATCGATTTTTTCTGTACCGATGTGGACATTAATTTAATAGAAGGGCAAAATTTTCAAAAACAGGCTGGGGGAGCGCCGGCAAATGTCTGTGCGACGATTGCGAAATTGGGAGGTACTGCTCTTTTTAGCGGAAAAGTTGGGAATGACCCATTTGGGCAATTTCTAAAGAAGACTCTTGATGACGTCCAAGTAGATACATCGATGGTTGTGTTTGATAATATTCACCCAACCACATTGGCCTTTGTATCCTTACAGGCAAACGGCGGAAGAGATTTTGTATTTAATCGCGGGGCAGATGCCTTTTTAATGGAGGAAGAAATTGATAGAGATAAGCTAAATGAGGCTGAAATTCATCATTTTGGCTCTGCCACTGCTTTATTAAGCGATCCTTTTCAAGCTACGTATTTTCATGTAATGCGCAATGCAAAGGAACAAGGTAAGTTTATTTCAATTGATCCTAATTACCGAGTAGATCTGTGGAGAAACAGAATTTCTGAATTTATCGAGTTAGCAAAAGAGGGAATCTCCTTAGCTGATTTTGTAAAAGTCAGTGATGAAGAGCTAAAACTAATTACAGGAATCGGTAATCTAGCTGAGGGAACAAAATATCTTCACGAATTAGGGGCAAAAGTAGTTGCAGTAACATTGGGAAGTGAGGGAACTTTACTGTCAAATGGGGAAAACAGTGAAATTGTCCCAAGTGTAAAAATAAAATCCATTGACTCCACCGGTGCCGGTGATGCGTTTGTTGGCGCGACCTTATTCCAATTTGCAAAAGATCACCCTACGATAGAAGACTTTGAGAAACTTAAAGAAATTATTTATTTTAGTAATAAAGTAGGTGCTTTAGTATGTACTAAGGTGGGGGCAATTAATGCAATTCCTACGTTAGAAGAAATATTATCTTTGTGATCCTCATAACAAAAATTGTTGTTCAAACTTCCGCCATAACATTTCAAACAAACTGTGAACTTAACACTATACCCATGTAATTAACAATCAAAATCCAATATAGTGTAAGTATAAAGAGCAAACAAATTTTGAAAGGCGGAATGACAAATGTTTAACAACTTTTTAAGAGAAAATAAAATCTCTGCAGCTATTTTAACTATTATTCGTTTATACCTTGGCTACTCTTGGTTCACAGCTGGTTTTCATAAATTAACAGGCGGCTTTGATGCTTCTGGATTCTTAAAAGGAGCCACAGCTAATCCCGTTAAAGGTCCCGATGGCACTATGGTTTATGCTTGGTATGTAGATTTCTTAAAACACTTTGCCCTTCCAAACATTGATGTCTTCAACTTCATCGTTCCTTGGGGCGAAACGTTAATCGGCTTAGGACTTCTTCTAGGATGTTTAACAACAGCAGCGATGTTCTTTGGTTTAGTAATGAACTTCAGCTTTTTCTTAGCTGGAACAGTTTCTCATAACCCAACAGACATCTTCTTAGGATTTATCATCCTAACAGCAGGCTACAATGCTGGAAGATATGGTTTAGACCGCTGGGTGGTTCCATTCATCCGCAAAACAACTAAGACTTCTACTACAAAATATAATGCAGCAGCCTAACTAGTAGGCACAAAGAGACGATTCGCTCCCCCCGAATCGTCTTTTTGTGTTAAAAAAGGAGTTGTGTGGTGAAATGTTGAATTTATAAGACTGGTAATTGTAAAAGTAAGGAGCTATCATACTATGAAAATTTCTAGCGAATTCCAGGAGAAAATTATTAACGCATTTGGCCCCGCTGGAGAGGCTTGGATAGAGTCTTTAGAGCAAAGAGTCGAAACTTATCTAGAAAAATGGGAGTTGAAGAGTGAAGGGCCTGTTGATAATCTTTCTTATAATTTCGTTATAAAAGTGACGGATTCAAATGGAAATCCATTGATTTTGAAGCTAGGAGTACCAAATTTCGATACTCGTAATGAGATGGTGACGCTTCAAATCTATAATGGGGAAGGGTGTGCAAAGCTTTTAAAGTCTGACCCTGAAAATGGCGTCATGCTGCAGGAAAGACTCATCCCTGGAAAAATGCTTTCTGCTGAAAGTGATGAAATGGTTGTTTTAGAGAATTTCATAAAAGTTTGGAAGTCCATTCGCAGACCTGTACCTGATGGAACCTCTACGCCATCCCTTACACATTGGTTTGAGGGGCTAACACGCTACCGTAATGCTGGAGGTGGTCCTATTTCATTGGAGCATGTCCAGTTAGCAGAGGAGTTTTTTCAACAAGTAATGAAAACTTCGGAAGGACCCCAGCTGCTTCACGGCGATCTGCACCATGAAAATATTCTCTATTCTGAGGAAAAGGGCTGGATGGCCATTGACCCAAAAGGTGTCGCAGGCGACCCATATTTTGATGTGATTTCTTTTTTAATCAATCAATTAAAATCAAAGCCCGATCCAAAAAGCATCCTGAAACTTCGTGTCGATACCATCAGCGAACAGATGGAGCTTGATCGCGGGCGATTGCTAAAAGCTGCAATTGCACTAGGAACACTCTATGCATGCTGGGGTGTAGAGGATTTAGCGGATTGGGAAACCACCTATCAATGTGTAAAATGGTTTATTGAATTTTTAGAGTAAGGAAAGGCGATTCAAATTTGAATCGTCTTTTTTCTACCCAATAATACCGAATGAACAGTAACCCAGCTAAATAGAATGAAAGGGGGACATTTTTTTAAAAAGTCATAGTGAATGGTGGTAATAGAATGAAGGAAATAACCATTGACCCTTATATCCACGTTCGTATGGTAAAAAGTTTTGAATACGACCCGAGGGGAAAGAAAATCAGCTTTATTTCGGATTTTACAGGGGTCCCGCAGGTATGGGAGCTTGACCGGGAGGACAGGTGGCCGGCGCAAACCTCTTTTACGATGAAAGGAATCACTTTTATTAAATATATTGCTGGAACGTCCGACTTGGTTTTTGGGATGGATGCGGATGGCGATGAAAAAGAGCAGCTATACTTATTAAAGGAGAATGGTGATAAAATCGCTCTGACCAACTCACCTGAACATCTTCATTTATTTGGCGACAGCTCACCGGATGGGAAATGGATTGCTTGGTCTAGTAACCGTCGGAATCAAGAATATTTAGATATATATATTCAAAATCTGGAGACCTTGGAAATTC
This genomic stretch from Neobacillus niacini harbors:
- a CDS encoding glycoside hydrolase family 32 protein, giving the protein MIKTYKEQYRPQFHFSPEEKWLNDPNGMVFFNDEYHLFYQHHPYGTTWGPMHWGHAVSKDLIHWEHLPIALYPDELGAIFSGSAVVDWNNTTGFFEKDQPGLVAIYTSAGTYPDSDRPLQQQSLAYSKDNGRTWVKYEGNPVLSDVNITDYRDPKVFWHEETNKWVMVLATGQTITIYTSLNLKEWDFASEFGHTAGSHDGVWECPDLFKLPVDGGQEKWVMIVSIGDNGQSLEGSRTQYFIGEFDGTTFVNDYDDSTILWLDYGRDNYAGVSWSDNQDGRRIYLGWMSNWRYANQVPTKAWRSAMTLPRELSLAATEAGIRIFQKPVAEVKEIRKETESYPIISVESGNAVSIPLAHSLMELTIEFEKESSSQFGLIIRHSEEEKTVIGYDAVEEKLFVDRTQSGENSFSTSFPAVQEAPLKLEDQRLKLQLFLDTSSIEVFANNGEAAITSLLFPSESGGELILFSNEGTTNVLELNVTELDSIWSK
- a CDS encoding aminoglycoside phosphotransferase family protein, whose protein sequence is MKISSEFQEKIINAFGPAGEAWIESLEQRVETYLEKWELKSEGPVDNLSYNFVIKVTDSNGNPLILKLGVPNFDTRNEMVTLQIYNGEGCAKLLKSDPENGVMLQERLIPGKMLSAESDEMVVLENFIKVWKSIRRPVPDGTSTPSLTHWFEGLTRYRNAGGGPISLEHVQLAEEFFQQVMKTSEGPQLLHGDLHHENILYSEEKGWMAIDPKGVAGDPYFDVISFLINQLKSKPDPKSILKLRVDTISEQMELDRGRLLKAAIALGTLYACWGVEDLADWETTYQCVKWFIEFLE
- a CDS encoding carbohydrate kinase family protein, coding for MGELLIDFFCTDVDINLIEGQNFQKQAGGAPANVCATIAKLGGTALFSGKVGNDPFGQFLKKTLDDVQVDTSMVVFDNIHPTTLAFVSLQANGGRDFVFNRGADAFLMEEEIDRDKLNEAEIHHFGSATALLSDPFQATYFHVMRNAKEQGKFISIDPNYRVDLWRNRISEFIELAKEGISLADFVKVSDEELKLITGIGNLAEGTKYLHELGAKVVAVTLGSEGTLLSNGENSEIVPSVKIKSIDSTGAGDAFVGATLFQFAKDHPTIEDFEKLKEIIYFSNKVGALVCTKVGAINAIPTLEEILSL
- a CDS encoding DoxX family membrane protein: MFNNFLRENKISAAILTIIRLYLGYSWFTAGFHKLTGGFDASGFLKGATANPVKGPDGTMVYAWYVDFLKHFALPNIDVFNFIVPWGETLIGLGLLLGCLTTAAMFFGLVMNFSFFLAGTVSHNPTDIFLGFIILTAGYNAGRYGLDRWVVPFIRKTTKTSTTKYNAAA